A window of the Dyadobacter pollutisoli genome harbors these coding sequences:
- a CDS encoding lipase family protein — protein MKKKASYRYVTFLFLFISAAVLAQTGKLHPGFDKAEYTELLYMHVELYDSMKIDPTKPNSILPKPAHFKSHYKSPIMGLDNRWQLWTNDDKSVGVLNIRGTTQNPVGWLENFYAAMVPAKGELKLANDFTFQYHLADNPKAAVHIGWLVGMAFLARDIVPKIDSCYKAGIKEFLIMGHSQGGAITFLLTSHLYSLQKQNKLPQDIRFKTYASASPKVGNTYFGYEYESMVDGGWGYNVVNSADWVPELPFSVQTMEDFNETNPFKNIDGIIKKQKLLARIALKHAYKGMKNPGEKAQRNYQKYLGNYASKYVVKNLPEFQPPVYYNSNHYVRTGPTIVLLADAEYFKQFANSNDKVFVHHSVDPYLFLLKKYKH, from the coding sequence ATGAAAAAGAAAGCTTCCTACCGGTACGTTACATTCCTGTTTCTTTTCATTTCTGCTGCCGTTCTCGCGCAAACCGGTAAGCTACACCCCGGTTTTGACAAGGCAGAATACACTGAGTTGCTTTACATGCATGTGGAACTTTATGATTCGATGAAAATCGATCCGACGAAACCGAATTCCATTTTACCTAAGCCGGCTCATTTCAAATCGCACTACAAATCACCTATCATGGGACTCGATAACCGCTGGCAGTTGTGGACAAATGACGACAAGTCGGTTGGTGTCCTCAATATCAGGGGTACAACCCAGAACCCGGTCGGCTGGCTCGAAAACTTCTATGCAGCGATGGTACCTGCAAAGGGTGAGCTCAAATTGGCCAATGATTTTACTTTTCAATACCATCTGGCCGATAATCCGAAAGCGGCGGTGCACATTGGCTGGCTGGTGGGTATGGCTTTTCTTGCGAGGGACATTGTCCCGAAAATCGACTCGTGTTACAAGGCCGGCATTAAAGAATTTCTGATTATGGGACATAGCCAGGGTGGCGCAATCACTTTTTTGCTTACATCCCACCTATATTCGCTTCAAAAGCAAAATAAGCTTCCACAAGATATTCGTTTCAAAACTTATGCAAGCGCCAGCCCGAAGGTTGGCAACACTTACTTTGGCTACGAATACGAAAGTATGGTCGACGGCGGCTGGGGTTACAATGTCGTTAACTCGGCTGACTGGGTGCCGGAACTTCCTTTTTCAGTGCAAACAATGGAAGATTTTAACGAGACTAATCCCTTCAAAAATATAGACGGCATCATTAAAAAACAGAAACTGCTCGCCAGGATTGCATTAAAACATGCTTATAAGGGCATGAAAAACCCCGGTGAAAAGGCGCAACGTAACTATCAGAAATACCTGGGCAATTATGCTTCAAAGTACGTCGTAAAGAATCTCCCGGAATTTCAACCGCCGGTTTATTACAACAGTAATCACTATGTCAGGACCGGTCCTACCATTGTTCTTTTAGCCGATGCCGAATATTTCAAACAGTTTGCTAATTCGAATGACAAGGTATTCGTCCACCATTCTGTGGATCCATACCTGTTTTTACTTAAAAAATATAAACACTAA